Proteins encoded in a region of the Natronorubrum halophilum genome:
- a CDS encoding potassium channel family protein: MDPLEGEASISVEYEPVSVKEVLVEMKDTAELLIDLSYSAVLHRNADLAQEVLRLEERMDVLELRARMSLMMAVRNPTDAEQLAPVLGIVAAADDISDAAGDIAKIVLEEMGLPDAMRAALPEAAETLVRGVVDPGSEYVDRTLEDIDLESETGVRVIALRRGDKWLLNPGPTTTVMATDVALLRGPDPAIGAVCETLTGTPYETPDIDDPAIDDLERAVDTIVHMKNLSELAVDLAYSSVLFDSAALAEEVRNLEIEVDALQSRFEAWTLRAAAEASDPVVLRGLIRLGVCTEVISDAAIDISEGVLRDIAVHPVVQLAVQESDEIITRVEIDPESDLDGTAITAGVPDTESTMSVIAIRRPGEGWLLVADSDGELRGGDILISKGTRTAASAFEELAQRAHTD; this comes from the coding sequence ATGGACCCGCTCGAGGGTGAAGCGTCGATATCGGTCGAGTACGAACCCGTCAGCGTCAAAGAGGTACTCGTCGAGATGAAAGACACCGCGGAGCTCCTGATCGACCTCTCCTACTCCGCGGTCCTCCACCGCAACGCGGACCTCGCACAGGAGGTGCTTCGCCTCGAGGAGCGGATGGACGTCCTCGAGCTGCGAGCGCGGATGAGCCTCATGATGGCCGTCCGCAACCCCACCGACGCCGAACAGCTGGCCCCGGTCCTGGGGATCGTCGCCGCGGCCGACGACATCAGCGACGCCGCCGGCGACATCGCGAAGATCGTCCTCGAGGAGATGGGACTGCCCGACGCCATGCGCGCGGCGCTGCCGGAGGCGGCCGAGACGCTCGTTCGCGGCGTCGTCGATCCCGGTTCCGAATACGTCGATCGAACCCTCGAAGACATCGACCTCGAGTCCGAGACGGGCGTGCGCGTGATCGCCCTCAGGCGCGGTGACAAGTGGTTGCTCAACCCCGGGCCGACGACGACCGTGATGGCAACCGACGTCGCGCTCCTGCGCGGCCCCGATCCGGCGATCGGTGCGGTTTGCGAAACGCTGACCGGAACGCCCTACGAAACACCGGATATCGACGACCCGGCCATCGACGACCTGGAGCGGGCGGTGGACACGATCGTCCACATGAAGAACCTCTCGGAGCTGGCGGTCGATCTCGCCTACAGCAGCGTCCTGTTCGACAGCGCGGCGCTGGCCGAGGAGGTGCGCAACCTCGAGATCGAGGTCGACGCCCTCCAGTCGCGGTTCGAGGCGTGGACGTTGCGGGCGGCTGCCGAGGCGTCGGATCCGGTGGTACTCCGTGGGCTGATCCGACTGGGTGTCTGCACGGAGGTCATCAGCGACGCGGCGATCGATATCAGCGAAGGCGTGCTCCGGGATATCGCCGTTCATCCGGTCGTTCAGCTGGCAGTTCAGGAAAGCGACGAGATAATCACGCGCGTCGAGATCGATCCCGAGAGCGACCTCGACGGGACTGCGATCACGGCCGGCGTGCCGGACACGGAGTCGACGATGTCGGTGATCGCGATTCGCCGTCCGGGCGAGGGCTGGTTGCTGGTGGCCGATTCGGATGGCGAACTCCGCGGTGGTGACATCCTGATCTCGAAGGGGACCCGGACGGCTGCGAGCGCGTTCGAAGAACTGGCTCAGCGCGCTCATACCGACTGA
- the serS gene encoding serine--tRNA ligase → MHDRTYLREHAEEVRDALDNRGADVDLDDLLEIDERWRELKARGDELRHERNEITQRIGKLVAAGKDEERKEAISESKTLKSEIEDVEAEATELKADLEQRLLEVPQIPDESVPLGVDERHNVEDRRWGFDDLRVDADEITPHYELGEELDIIDEERAAKTSGAGFYFLKGEGARLEHALIQFMMDIHREQGYVDLFPPIPVNSESMRGTGQLPKFADDAYRLGGSNEEAYGDDDLWLCPTAEVPVTNMYADEILLTEDLPLKHQAYTPNFRREAGEHGTETRGIVRVHQFNKVELVNFVEPEDSYDRLEGLLSEAEEVLQQLGLPYRILELCTGDLTFASAKTYDIEVWAPGDDLEDGPEEGGRWLEVSSASNFEEFQARRAGLRYRPERHESAEYLHTLNASGLALPRVMVAILEYYQNDDGTVEIPDALQPYMGGKDVIEGHEKVGESALGAGERE, encoded by the coding sequence ATGCACGACCGGACCTACCTGCGCGAACACGCCGAGGAGGTGCGCGACGCCCTCGACAATCGCGGTGCCGACGTCGACCTCGACGACCTCCTCGAGATCGACGAGCGGTGGCGAGAGCTGAAAGCCCGCGGCGACGAACTGCGCCACGAGCGCAACGAGATCACCCAACGGATCGGGAAACTGGTCGCCGCGGGTAAAGACGAGGAGCGAAAGGAGGCGATCAGCGAGTCGAAAACCCTCAAATCGGAGATCGAGGACGTCGAAGCCGAGGCGACCGAACTCAAAGCGGACCTCGAGCAACGGCTGCTCGAGGTGCCCCAGATCCCCGACGAGAGCGTTCCGCTGGGGGTCGACGAGCGCCACAACGTCGAGGATCGCCGCTGGGGCTTCGACGACCTCCGCGTCGACGCCGACGAGATCACCCCCCACTACGAACTCGGCGAAGAACTGGACATTATCGACGAGGAACGCGCCGCCAAGACCAGCGGTGCCGGATTCTACTTCCTCAAAGGCGAGGGCGCACGACTCGAGCACGCGCTGATCCAGTTCATGATGGATATCCACCGCGAACAGGGCTACGTCGACCTCTTCCCGCCGATTCCCGTCAACAGCGAATCGATGCGGGGAACCGGCCAGTTGCCCAAGTTCGCCGACGACGCCTACCGACTGGGCGGGAGCAACGAGGAGGCGTACGGTGACGACGATCTGTGGCTCTGTCCCACGGCGGAGGTTCCCGTCACCAACATGTACGCCGACGAGATCCTTCTGACCGAGGATCTCCCGCTCAAACACCAGGCCTACACGCCGAACTTCCGACGCGAGGCCGGCGAGCACGGCACCGAAACGCGGGGCATCGTGCGCGTCCACCAGTTCAACAAGGTCGAGTTAGTGAATTTCGTTGAACCCGAGGACAGCTACGACCGACTCGAGGGCCTGCTCTCGGAAGCCGAGGAGGTCCTCCAACAACTGGGTCTTCCCTACCGCATCCTCGAGCTCTGTACCGGCGATCTCACCTTCGCGAGCGCGAAGACCTACGACATCGAGGTCTGGGCCCCCGGCGACGACCTCGAGGACGGTCCCGAGGAAGGCGGCCGCTGGCTCGAGGTCTCGAGCGCCTCGAACTTCGAGGAGTTCCAGGCCCGCCGCGCCGGCCTGCGCTACCGACCCGAACGCCACGAGTCGGCGGAGTACCTCCACACCCTGAACGCCTCGGGGCTCGCATTGCCGCGGGTGATGGTGGCGATCCTCGAGTACTACCAGAACGACGATGGCACGGTGGAGATTCCCGACGCCCTGCAGCCGTACATGGGCGGCAAAGATGTCATCGAGGGACACGAGAAAGTCGGCGAGTCGGCGCTAGGTGCCGGCGAACGGGAGTGA
- a CDS encoding elongation factor EF-2 gives MGRRKKIVQECERLMDEPENIRNIAIAAHVDHGKTTLSDNLLAGAGMISDETAGEQLAMDTEEDEQERGITIDAANVSMTHEYDGTNHLINLIDTPGHVDFGGDVTRAMRAVDGALVVVDAVEGAMPQTETVLRQALREGVKPTLFINKVDRLISELQEGPEEMQNRLLSVIHDVNELIRGMTEEMDDIDDWTVSVEEGTVGFGSALYKWGVSMPSMQRTGMDFGEIMDLERNDQRQELHERTPLSDVVLDMVCEHFPNPVNAQPRRIPRIWRGDADSELADSMRLVDEDGEVVLMVTDIAMDPHAGEVASGRVFSGTLEKGQDLYVSGTAGTNRVQSVGVYMGGEREEVDQVPAGNIAAVTGLKDAIAGSTVSSTEMTPFETIEHISEPVITKSVEAQTMDDLPKLIETLRQVSKEDPTIQITINEDTGEHLISGQGELHLEVITQRIEKNQGIPVNTGEPIVVYREAIQRESDQVEGISPNRHNRFYISVEPLSDELVETVKKGEATMDMPEQERREALQEAGMDKDDSQDVEHIHGSNILLDQTKGIQHLNETMELFIEGLEDALDNGPLANEPVQGTLIRLHDARLHEDTIHRGPAQVIPATRNAVHKALIDGRIKMLEPMQDARIDVPNDHMGAASGEIQGRRGRVDDMYQEGDLMVVEGIAPVGEMIGFASDIRSATEGRASWNTENAGFEVMADSLQREKIMEIRERKGMKLELPPAIDYI, from the coding sequence ATGGGCCGACGCAAGAAGATCGTCCAAGAGTGTGAACGGCTGATGGACGAACCGGAGAACATCCGGAACATCGCCATCGCCGCTCACGTCGACCACGGAAAAACAACCCTTTCTGACAATCTCCTCGCCGGTGCCGGCATGATCTCCGATGAGACTGCCGGTGAACAGCTTGCGATGGATACGGAGGAAGACGAACAGGAACGTGGGATCACCATCGACGCGGCGAACGTTTCGATGACCCACGAGTACGATGGTACCAACCACCTCATCAACCTCATCGACACGCCGGGCCACGTCGACTTCGGTGGCGACGTCACCCGAGCGATGCGCGCCGTCGACGGGGCGCTCGTCGTCGTCGACGCCGTCGAAGGAGCCATGCCCCAGACCGAGACGGTCCTGCGACAGGCACTTCGCGAAGGCGTCAAGCCGACCCTGTTTATCAACAAGGTCGACCGCCTGATCTCCGAACTCCAGGAAGGACCAGAAGAGATGCAGAACCGACTCCTGTCGGTCATCCACGACGTCAACGAACTCATCCGTGGCATGACCGAGGAGATGGACGACATCGACGACTGGACGGTTTCCGTCGAAGAGGGGACCGTCGGTTTCGGATCCGCCCTGTACAAGTGGGGTGTCTCCATGCCGTCGATGCAGCGAACCGGTATGGACTTCGGCGAAATCATGGACCTCGAGCGCAACGACCAGCGCCAGGAGCTCCACGAGCGGACGCCGCTTTCGGACGTCGTGCTCGACATGGTCTGTGAGCACTTCCCGAACCCGGTCAACGCCCAGCCCCGTCGTATTCCACGGATCTGGCGCGGTGACGCCGACTCCGAACTCGCGGATTCGATGCGACTCGTCGACGAGGACGGCGAAGTCGTCCTGATGGTTACCGACATCGCGATGGATCCCCACGCCGGCGAAGTCGCCAGTGGACGTGTCTTCTCGGGCACCCTCGAGAAGGGACAGGACCTCTACGTATCGGGGACCGCGGGAACAAACCGCGTCCAGTCCGTCGGTGTGTACATGGGTGGCGAACGCGAGGAAGTCGACCAGGTACCGGCCGGGAACATCGCGGCCGTGACCGGTCTCAAAGACGCGATCGCCGGTTCGACCGTCTCCAGCACCGAGATGACGCCGTTCGAGACGATCGAACACATCTCCGAGCCGGTCATTACCAAGAGCGTGGAGGCCCAGACGATGGACGACCTGCCGAAGCTCATCGAGACGCTGCGCCAGGTCTCCAAGGAGGACCCCACGATCCAGATTACGATCAACGAGGACACCGGCGAGCACCTGATCTCCGGACAGGGTGAACTCCACCTCGAGGTCATCACTCAGCGTATCGAGAAGAATCAGGGCATCCCAGTCAACACCGGTGAGCCGATCGTCGTCTACCGCGAGGCCATCCAGCGAGAGAGCGACCAGGTCGAAGGAATCTCGCCGAACCGCCACAACCGCTTTTACATCTCCGTCGAGCCGCTGTCTGACGAGCTCGTCGAGACGGTCAAGAAAGGGGAGGCGACGATGGACATGCCCGAGCAGGAACGCCGTGAGGCCCTGCAAGAAGCCGGCATGGACAAGGACGACTCCCAGGACGTCGAGCACATCCACGGCTCGAACATCCTGCTGGATCAGACGAAGGGTATCCAGCACCTGAACGAGACGATGGAGCTGTTCATCGAGGGGCTCGAGGACGCCCTCGACAACGGCCCGCTGGCGAACGAGCCGGTTCAGGGGACGCTCATCCGCCTGCACGACGCTCGACTCCACGAGGATACCATCCACCGTGGCCCGGCACAGGTCATCCCCGCTACCCGAAACGCCGTCCACAAGGCGCTGATCGACGGTCGCATCAAGATGCTCGAGCCGATGCAGGACGCTCGTATCGACGTGCCGAACGACCACATGGGTGCCGCCTCCGGCGAGATCCAGGGTCGTCGTGGCCGCGTCGACGACATGTACCAGGAAGGAGACCTCATGGTCGTCGAGGGTATCGCGCCCGTCGGCGAGATGATCGGGTTCGCGAGCGACATCCGCTCCGCGACCGAGGGACGTGCCTCCTGGAACACCGAGAACGCCGGCTTCGAGGTCATGGCCGACTCCCTCCAGCGCGAGAAGATCATGGAGATCCGCGAGCGCAAGGGCATGAAGCTCGAACTGCCGCCGGCGATCGACTACATATAG
- a CDS encoding DUF5781 family protein, with protein MDIRIQGSGPTSPFLSARDVFETEHDISLPVHVHLREDPDQRTWAAHYDDRHVLNISRQAASSAMARELALHEFAHMVRHEEEHPSHTQSTEEVLYLALAGKRVERRKLSHCYQIANHMKDIYADDITLAVGPGEKLLSFLESSLAMAVADRPITPSRPGFERLSASADPEITAVNAAFALALAERHDLVDDDHRLYDLAHAAAMDAPQVDFQWFKRRFRELARDPDSSTYRQVLVDATRAYVGGEGPAAE; from the coding sequence ATGGATATCCGAATCCAGGGCTCCGGTCCTACTTCTCCGTTCCTCAGCGCCCGGGATGTTTTCGAGACCGAACACGATATTTCGCTTCCGGTCCACGTTCATCTTCGGGAGGACCCCGACCAACGAACCTGGGCCGCCCACTACGACGACCGACACGTCCTGAACATCTCGAGACAGGCCGCCTCGAGCGCGATGGCTCGCGAACTCGCCCTCCACGAGTTCGCCCACATGGTCAGACACGAAGAAGAACACCCCTCACACACTCAATCGACGGAAGAGGTCCTCTATCTCGCATTGGCCGGCAAACGCGTCGAACGCCGAAAGCTCTCGCACTGTTACCAGATCGCGAACCACATGAAAGACATCTACGCCGACGACATCACGCTCGCGGTCGGCCCCGGAGAAAAACTCCTCTCCTTTCTTGAATCCAGCCTCGCGATGGCCGTCGCCGACCGTCCCATAACTCCCTCCCGACCGGGATTCGAACGCCTCTCCGCGAGTGCAGATCCGGAGATCACTGCTGTGAACGCGGCGTTCGCGCTCGCACTCGCCGAACGCCACGACCTCGTCGATGACGATCACCGATTGTACGACCTCGCACACGCGGCCGCGATGGACGCCCCGCAGGTGGACTTCCAGTGGTTCAAGCGCCGATTTCGAGAACTCGCCCGCGATCCCGACTCGAGTACCTACCGGCAGGTACTCGTGGACGCGACCCGCGCGTACGTCGGCGGTGAGGGTCCAGCAGCGGAGTGA
- a CDS encoding DUF7504 family protein, producing MFSRNDWSSGSNEERFTEELSQLKRRGASVLVVGSVRATQRRDVCRRLLGEATGQPRRRVLASTTGDSHDISHLLDGNVDAAESVKLVNYATQARSATASETGSKRSIPLDEVSPVETTTLADLGIAISSAIESFETSSDRLAPAELRVGIDSLVPLLEEYGTERVFKFVHLTNGRARATDGMIHYHLPLDRDSDVVSVLAPLFDIVIELREQNGVFQERWSIHDGDQTSGWVSISQP from the coding sequence ATGTTTTCGCGTAATGACTGGAGTAGTGGGTCGAACGAGGAACGGTTCACCGAGGAGCTCTCCCAATTGAAACGTCGCGGGGCGAGCGTTCTCGTCGTCGGCTCCGTGCGAGCCACTCAGCGACGGGACGTCTGTCGACGGCTGTTGGGGGAAGCAACCGGTCAGCCGCGCCGACGCGTTCTGGCATCGACGACTGGCGACAGCCACGATATCTCCCACCTGCTCGATGGGAACGTCGATGCGGCGGAGTCGGTCAAACTCGTGAACTACGCGACCCAGGCTCGGAGCGCTACCGCGAGTGAAACCGGTTCAAAACGCTCCATACCGTTGGACGAAGTGTCGCCGGTCGAAACCACGACTCTCGCCGACCTCGGCATCGCCATCTCGAGTGCCATCGAATCGTTCGAAACCAGTTCGGACAGGCTCGCACCCGCAGAACTCCGCGTCGGTATCGACTCTCTGGTTCCACTGCTCGAGGAGTACGGTACCGAGCGCGTCTTCAAATTCGTTCACCTGACGAACGGTCGAGCTAGGGCCACCGACGGCATGATCCACTACCACCTCCCGCTGGACCGCGACTCGGATGTCGTTTCGGTACTGGCTCCGCTGTTCGACATTGTCATCGAACTTCGGGAGCAAAACGGCGTCTTTCAGGAACGCTGGTCCATCCACGACGGCGACCAGACCTCCGGCTGGGTCTCGATCAGCCAGCCGTAA
- a CDS encoding DUF7503 family protein yields MDDLTQYLKKHPRMIGVLFTIMLALSQTGTVLANNGTYSGT; encoded by the coding sequence ATGGACGACCTAACCCAGTACCTGAAGAAGCACCCACGAATGATCGGCGTTCTGTTCACAATTATGTTAGCTCTATCACAAACTGGAACTGTTCTCGCGAATAACGGCACGTATTCGGGTACCTAA
- a CDS encoding 30S ribosomal protein S7 — protein sequence MAAEDQPDPDAPAGGTDVGAKLFGTWEIDEIAYNDPSTERYIAVTPVAHTAGRHASKQFQKSQISIVERFINRLMQTEENTGKKQQSLNHVREAFELIHERTDENPIQVLVTAVENAAPREETVRLKYGGISVPKAVDVAPQRRVDQALKFLAEGVYNASFKTATSVEEAIASQLIGASNYDVQTYAISQKEEKERVAAAAR from the coding sequence ATGGCTGCAGAAGACCAACCCGACCCCGACGCCCCAGCAGGTGGCACGGATGTCGGCGCGAAACTGTTCGGCACGTGGGAGATCGACGAGATCGCGTACAACGATCCCTCCACCGAACGCTACATTGCAGTGACGCCGGTCGCTCACACCGCCGGGCGTCACGCCAGCAAGCAGTTCCAGAAGTCCCAGATCTCGATCGTCGAGCGCTTTATCAACCGCTTGATGCAAACCGAAGAGAACACGGGCAAGAAACAGCAGTCGCTCAACCACGTCCGCGAGGCGTTCGAACTCATCCACGAGCGCACCGACGAGAACCCCATTCAGGTGCTCGTAACCGCTGTCGAAAACGCCGCCCCGCGTGAGGAGACCGTCCGCCTGAAATACGGTGGTATTTCGGTTCCCAAAGCAGTCGACGTCGCTCCTCAGCGTCGCGTCGACCAGGCCCTGAAGTTCCTCGCCGAAGGCGTCTACAATGCTTCGTTCAAGACGGCGACATCCGTCGAAGAAGCGATCGCCAGTCAGCTTATCGGGGCATCTAACTACGACGTGCAGACGTACGCAATCAGCCAGAAAGAAGAGAAAGAGCGCGTCGCAGCAGCAGCCCGCTAA
- a CDS encoding 30S ribosomal protein S12 translates to MANGKYAARKLKKDRQNQRWSDSDYARRARGLREKSDPLEGAPQARGIVLEKVGIEAKQPNSAIRKCVRVQLIKNGKQVTAFCPGDGAISFIDEHDEVTIAGIGGAKGRAMGDLSGVNYKVDKVNGVALKELVRGNAEKPVR, encoded by the coding sequence ATGGCAAACGGCAAGTACGCCGCGCGTAAGCTCAAAAAGGACCGCCAGAACCAGCGGTGGTCCGACTCTGACTACGCGCGCCGCGCCCGTGGACTTCGCGAGAAGTCCGACCCGCTCGAGGGCGCTCCACAGGCTCGAGGTATCGTACTGGAAAAGGTCGGCATCGAAGCGAAACAGCCCAACTCGGCAATTCGAAAGTGCGTCCGGGTTCAGCTGATCAAAAACGGCAAGCAGGTCACCGCGTTCTGTCCCGGTGACGGCGCAATCAGCTTCATCGACGAGCACGACGAAGTCACCATCGCCGGAATCGGTGGGGCGAAGGGTCGTGCGATGGGTGACCTCTCCGGTGTCAACTACAAGGTCGACAAGGTCAACGGTGTCGCCCTGAAGGAACTGGTCCGCGGGAACGCAGAGAAACCGGTGCGATAA
- a CDS encoding NusA-like transcription termination signal-binding factor — protein sequence MGVTLDDDARQYLAAFEDTTGVNGQDCLVTEPADADSADERLLVVVSSGHMSEAIGPGGRTIQQYEDRVGLPVRLVEDATDPEEFVANTLAPAAVYNVTISENDDTVAYVEVAEDDRGVAIGTNGRTIEAARTLADRHFAIDDVQLI from the coding sequence ATGGGTGTTACCCTCGACGACGATGCCCGTCAGTATCTCGCCGCGTTCGAGGACACCACGGGCGTGAACGGACAGGACTGTCTCGTCACGGAGCCGGCCGACGCCGACTCTGCGGACGAGCGATTGCTCGTCGTCGTCTCGAGCGGACACATGAGCGAGGCGATCGGTCCCGGCGGTCGAACCATCCAGCAGTACGAGGACCGCGTCGGGCTCCCCGTCAGACTCGTCGAAGACGCGACCGATCCCGAGGAATTCGTTGCAAACACGCTCGCCCCGGCGGCGGTCTACAACGTCACGATCAGCGAGAACGACGATACCGTCGCCTACGTCGAAGTCGCCGAGGACGATCGCGGCGTCGCGATCGGAACGAACGGCCGAACGATCGAGGCCGCGCGGACGCTCGCCGATCGCCACTTCGCGATCGACGACGTTCAATTGATCTGA
- the rpoA2 gene encoding DNA-directed RNA polymerase subunit A'', producing the protein MTEVDYAVDDDTVAVVEDTNLPRRLKDNVYEALEERGDATVEEADQIAKVVEARYMDTRVDPLDPVGTVSAQSIGEPGTQLTMNTFHYAGVAEIDVTQGLPRLIELVDARKTPDTPMMTVYLEDEYATEREKAHEVVWNLEATKILALGDVSTNVADMRVQISLNRDTLQERMITPEEVAEIIEDNLGVSTIQQGTEIQFGPEEPSYRDLLQLVEELRDITFKGIEEVSRVVIRREELDVGEQFVLYTEGSAFGDALEIEGVDASRTTCNNLHEIHRNLGIEAARETIIEETNNTLAEQGLDDVNVRHLMLVSDMMTNRGEIESIGRHGISGSKQSVLARAAFEVTVNHLLNAAIHGEIDDLDGVTENVIVGKPIKLGTGDVDLRMGSTRSGSGGGQAD; encoded by the coding sequence ATGACTGAAGTCGACTACGCCGTCGACGACGATACGGTCGCAGTGGTCGAAGACACGAATCTCCCTCGACGACTCAAGGACAACGTCTACGAGGCGCTCGAAGAGCGCGGTGACGCCACCGTCGAGGAGGCCGATCAGATCGCGAAGGTCGTCGAAGCTCGCTACATGGATACCCGGGTCGATCCGCTCGACCCCGTCGGGACCGTCTCGGCACAATCGATCGGCGAACCCGGAACGCAGCTGACGATGAACACGTTCCACTACGCCGGTGTCGCGGAGATCGACGTGACTCAGGGGCTTCCCCGACTCATCGAACTCGTCGACGCCCGGAAGACCCCGGACACGCCGATGATGACGGTCTACCTCGAAGACGAGTACGCCACCGAGCGGGAGAAGGCCCACGAGGTCGTCTGGAACCTCGAGGCGACGAAGATCCTCGCGCTGGGTGACGTCTCGACGAACGTCGCGGATATGCGGGTCCAGATCTCGCTCAATCGGGATACGCTCCAGGAGCGAATGATCACGCCCGAGGAAGTCGCCGAGATCATCGAAGACAACCTCGGCGTAAGCACGATCCAACAGGGTACCGAGATCCAGTTCGGTCCCGAGGAGCCGTCCTACCGCGATCTGCTCCAGTTGGTCGAGGAACTGCGTGATATCACGTTTAAGGGGATCGAGGAAGTCTCGCGCGTCGTTATCCGCCGCGAAGAACTCGACGTGGGCGAGCAGTTCGTCCTCTACACCGAGGGATCTGCCTTCGGCGACGCCCTCGAGATCGAGGGCGTCGACGCCTCGCGAACGACGTGTAACAACCTTCACGAGATCCACCGCAACCTCGGTATCGAGGCTGCCCGCGAGACGATCATCGAAGAGACGAACAACACGCTCGCCGAGCAGGGGCTTGACGACGTGAACGTTCGTCACCTGATGCTCGTTTCGGACATGATGACGAACCGCGGTGAGATCGAGTCGATCGGTCGCCACGGCATCTCGGGTTCGAAACAGTCCGTTCTCGCCCGCGCGGCGTTCGAGGTGACGGTCAACCACCTGCTCAACGCAGCGATTCACGGCGAGATCGACGATCTGGACGGCGTTACGGAGAACGTCATCGTCGGGAAACCGATCAAGCTCGGCACCGGTGACGTCGATCTCCGCATGGGATCGACGCGCTCCGGCTCCGGCGGCGGTCAGGCCGACTGA